In Corvus moneduloides isolate bCorMon1 chromosome 12, bCorMon1.pri, whole genome shotgun sequence, the following proteins share a genomic window:
- the MMP15 gene encoding matrix metalloproteinase-15, with the protein MAAGRGAPWRAGGRLPPLVVLLALLAGAAGEDINAEAWLRLYGYLPQPSRRMSTMRSAETFSAALAEMQKFYGITVTGVLDEETKAWMKRPRCGVPDQFGARMKSNMRRKRYALTGRRWSQSHLTFSIQNYTEKLGRYHSYEAVRRAFRVWEQATPLVFREVAYEDIRQKRKKEADIMVLFASGFHGDSSPFDGLGGFLAHAYFPGPGMGGDTHFDLDEPWTLENADVSGNNLFLVAVHELGHSLGLEHSSNPSAIMAPFYQWMDTENFQLPEDDLKGIQQLYGTADGHPQPTKPLPTVTPRRPGRPDQRPPKPPSPGKPEQPPKPGSPDRPDQYGPDICDGDFDTVAVLRGEMFVFKGRWFWRVRHNRVLDNYPMPIGHFWRGLPGDIDAAYERHDGRFVFFKGDRYWLFREANLEPGYPQPLVTYGQGIPYDSIDTAVWWEPTGHTFFFRGDRYWRFNEDTRSVDPGYPKPISVWVGIPPSPKGAFLSPDASSTYFYRGTKYWKFDNERLKTEPGYPKSILRDFMGCHTELVPDPNPRWPDVDRPPFNPDGDGGTEGEEEEEEDEDYSEGDGQPGRDVDVVVQIDEYTRTMSVVMVLVLLVLLLCILGLIYVIVQMQRKGAPRMLLYCKRSLQEWV; encoded by the exons ATGGCAGCAGGGCGCGGCGCCCCctggcgggcgggcgggcggctcCCGCCGCTCGTGGTGCTGCTGGCGCTGctggcgggggcggcgggcgaGGACATCAACGCCGAG GCATGGCTGCGGCTCTACGGATACCTGCCGCAGCCCAGCCGCCGGATGTCCACCATGCGCTCGGCCGAGACCTTCTCCGCGGCGCTTGCCGAGATGCAGAAGTTCTATGGCATCACCGTCACCGGCGTCCTGGACGAGGAGACCAAGGC GTGGATGAAACGTCCCCGCTGTGGGGTCCCAGATCAGTTTGGAGCACGGATGAAGTCCAACATGCGTCGGAAGCGGTACGCGCTGACAGGGCGGCGCTGGAGCCAGAGCCACCTCACCTTCAG CATCCAAAACTACACGGAGAAGCTGGGTCGGTACCACTCGTACGAGGCTGTCCGACGAGCTTTCCGGGTGTGGGAGCAAGCCACGCCGCTGGTTTTCCGGGAGGTGGCCTATGAGGACATCcggcagaagaggaagaaggaggctGACATCATGGTGCTCTTTGCCTCTGGATTCCATGGAGACAGCTCTCCCTTTGATGGCCTTGGGGGATTTTTGGCTCACGCCTATTTTCCCGGCCCTGGCATGGGGGGGGACACGCATTTCGACTTGGATGAGCCCTGGACGCTGGAGAATGCAGATGTGTCTG GGAACAACCTTTTCCTGGTGGCCGTGCACGAGCTGGGGCACTCGCTGGGCTTGGAGCACTCCAGCAACCCCAGCGCTATCATGGCCCCCTTCTACCAGTGGATGGACACGGAGAACTTCCAGCTGCCCGAGGATGACCTCAAGGGCATCCAGCAGCTCTACG GTACCGCAGATGGGCACCCTCAGCCCACCAAGCCTTTGCCCACTGTGACACCCCGGAGACCTGGCAGGCCAGACCAGAGACCCCCTAAACCTCCCTCTCCGGGAAAACCAGAGCAACCACCCAAACCTGGCAGCCCAGACCGACCTGACCAGTATGGCCCTGACATCTGCGATGGGGACTTTGACACGGTGGCGGTGCTGCGTGGGGAGATGTTTGTGTTCAAG GGCCGGTGGTTCTGGAGGGTCCGGCACAACCGGGTGCTGGACAACTACCCCATGCCCATCGGACACTTCTGGCGGGGCCTCCCTGGGGACATTGATGCTGCCTACGAGAGGCATGATGGGAGGTTCGTCTTCTTTAAAG GTGACCGGTACTGGCTCTTCCGAGAAGCCAACCTGGAGCCTGGGTACCCACAGCCCCTGGTCACCTATGGGCAGGGCATCCCCTACGACAGCATAGACACGGCCGTCTGGTGGGAACCTACAGGACACACCTTCTTCTTCCGTGGCGACAG ATACTGGCGCTTCAACGAGGACACGCGCTCGGTGGACCCCGGGTACCCAAAGCCCATCTCTGTCTGGGTGGGCATCCCTCCCTCACCCAAGGGAGCCTTCCTCAGCCCGGACGCCT CCTCCACCTACTTCTACAGAGGCACGAAGTACTGGAAATTTGACAATGAGCGTCTCAAGACAGAGCCAGGctatcccaaatccatcctACGGGACTTCATGGGCTGTCACACAGAGCTGGTCCCAGACCCCAATCCCCGCTGGCCTGATGTGGACCGACCCCCCTTCAACCCTGATGGGGATGGGGGGACTgaaggtgaggaggaggaggaggaagatgaggattACAGCGAGGGAGATGGCCAGCCAGGCAGGGACGTGGACGTGGTGGTGCAGATCGATGAGTACACGCGCACCATGAGCGTGGTcatggtgctggtgctgctggtgctgctgctctgcatcctGGGTCTCATCTACGTCATCGTCCAGATGCAGAGGAAGGGCGCACCCCGAATGCTCTTGTACTGCAAGCGCTCCTTGCAGGAGTGGGTCTGA
- the USB1 gene encoding U6 snRNA phosphodiesterase isoform X1 gives MSAALVGYSSSEEEEEEEEGGSRGGGAQGPPGASAGRPRLPAPAGLLGDPEPEEAVSDDSSRHGGRVRGFPHERGNWATHVYLPYIAQEEFLELLELLVSRARTYVPSLAAMEEFHLSLSQCVVLRYHWIEPFVRSLRERLAAFHRFFCVADQVKVYTNQNKTRTFIGLEVSAGHFQLLELVSEVDGVLEEFDLPTFYKDPSFHISLAWCVGDLSGRLEGQCLRELQDIVDGFEDSAFLLRIQWEQIRCKSGNKYFSFPLSTPDG, from the exons ATGAGCGCCGCGCTGGTGGGGTACagcagctccgaggaggaggaggaggaggaggaaggggggagccggggcggcggcgcgcaGGGACCCCCTGGGGCCAG CGCCGGCCGTCCCCGCCTACCCGCGCCCGCCGGCCTGCTGGGAGACCCGGAGCCGGAGGAGGCCGTGAGCGATGACAGCTCCCGGCACGGCGGCCGCGTGCGCGGCTTCCCCCACGAGCGGGGCAACTGGGCCACGCACGTCTACCTGCCCT ACATTGCCCAGGAGGaattcctggagctgctggagctgctggtgtccCGCGCTCGCACCTACGTCCCGTCGCTGGCTGCCATGGAGGAGTTCCACCTGAGCCTCTCGCAGTGCGTGGTGCTGCGCTACCACTGGATAGAGCCCTTCGTCCGCTCCCTCAGGGAGCGGCTGGCCGCCTTCCACAG gttCTTCTGTGTGGCTGACCAAGTGAAGGTTTACACcaaccagaacaaaaccag AACATTTATTGGCTTGGAAGTCTCTGCTGggcatttccagctgctggagctggtcTCGGAGGTGGACGGCGTTCTAGAGGAATTTGACCTTCCCACATTCTACAAG GACCCGTCGTTCCACATCAGCTTGGCCTGGTGCGTCGGGGACCTGTCTGGCAGGCTGGAAGGGCAGTGTCTGCGGGAGCTCCAG GACATTGTGGATGGGTTTGAGGACTCAGCATTCCTGCTGCGTATCCAATGGGAGCAAATCCGCTGCAAGTCAGGGAACAAGTACTTCTCCTTCCCCTTGAG CACCCCAGATGGATGA
- the USB1 gene encoding U6 snRNA phosphodiesterase isoform X2 produces the protein MSAALVGYSSSEEEEEEEEGGSRGGGAQGPPGASAGRPRLPAPAGLLGDPEPEEAVSDDSSRHGGRVRGFPHERGNWATHVYLPYIAQEEFLELLELLVSRARTYVPSLAAMEEFHLSLSQCVVLRYHWIEPFVRSLRERLAAFHRFFCVADQVKVYTNQNKTRTFIGLEVSAGHFQLLELVSEVDGVLEEFDLPTFYKDPSFHISLAWCVGDLSGRLEGQCLRELQDIVDGFEDSAFLLRIQWEQIRCKSGNKYFSFPLR, from the exons ATGAGCGCCGCGCTGGTGGGGTACagcagctccgaggaggaggaggaggaggaggaaggggggagccggggcggcggcgcgcaGGGACCCCCTGGGGCCAG CGCCGGCCGTCCCCGCCTACCCGCGCCCGCCGGCCTGCTGGGAGACCCGGAGCCGGAGGAGGCCGTGAGCGATGACAGCTCCCGGCACGGCGGCCGCGTGCGCGGCTTCCCCCACGAGCGGGGCAACTGGGCCACGCACGTCTACCTGCCCT ACATTGCCCAGGAGGaattcctggagctgctggagctgctggtgtccCGCGCTCGCACCTACGTCCCGTCGCTGGCTGCCATGGAGGAGTTCCACCTGAGCCTCTCGCAGTGCGTGGTGCTGCGCTACCACTGGATAGAGCCCTTCGTCCGCTCCCTCAGGGAGCGGCTGGCCGCCTTCCACAG gttCTTCTGTGTGGCTGACCAAGTGAAGGTTTACACcaaccagaacaaaaccag AACATTTATTGGCTTGGAAGTCTCTGCTGggcatttccagctgctggagctggtcTCGGAGGTGGACGGCGTTCTAGAGGAATTTGACCTTCCCACATTCTACAAG GACCCGTCGTTCCACATCAGCTTGGCCTGGTGCGTCGGGGACCTGTCTGGCAGGCTGGAAGGGCAGTGTCTGCGGGAGCTCCAG GACATTGTGGATGGGTTTGAGGACTCAGCATTCCTGCTGCGTATCCAATGGGAGCAAATCCGCTGCAAGTCAGGGAACAAGTACTTCTCCTTCCCCTTGAGGTAG
- the ZNF319 gene encoding zinc finger protein 319, translating to MSESWQQQQQQPQQPPPPQQHHAGAAALPEHSIPPSTADNPLGCAVYGILLQPDPGLQHHQHTPIQAGEPSHKCGVCGHDLAHLSNPHEHQCLPGHDRSFQCTQCLKIFHQATDLLEHQCIQVEQKPFVCGVCKMGFSLLTSLAQHHNVHNGNAMKCSICEKTYKPPEVEHSQALDPSEKPYSCSICQKTFKHLSELSRHERIHTGEKPYKCTLCDKSFSQSSHLVHHKRTHSSERPYKCTVCEKTFKHRSHLVRHMYAHSGEHLFKCNVCELHFKESSELLQHPCTPSGERPFRCGECQKAFKRPSDLRQHERTHSEERPFKCDLCQMSFKQQYALMRHRRTHKAEERFKCNLCEKGFVQPSHLVYHQHVHGIENLFKCNVCQKGFSQSSELLRHKCVQNAERPFKCAVCNKSYKRASALQKHQLAHCAEKPLKCTLCERRFFSSSEFVQHRCDPAREKPLKCPDCEKRFKYASDLQRHRRVHTGEKPYKCSSCEKAFKQREHLNKHHSVHAREQQYKCMWCGERFLDLGLLQEHSVQHTAEGAYQVAACLP from the coding sequence atgTCAGAAagctggcagcagcaacagcagcaaccaCAGCAGCCGCCGCCACCGCAGCAGCACCACGCTGGGGCAGCCGCCCTCCCAGAGCACTCCatccctcccagcactgctgacaaCCCCTTGGGCTGTGCCGTCTACGGCATCCTGCTCCAGCCGGACCCCGGACTGCAGCACCACCAGCACACCCCCATCCAGGCTGGAGAGCCATCCCACAAATGTGGGGTGTGTGGCCATGACCTCGCTCACCTCTCCAACCCCCATGAGCACCAGTGCTTGCCAGGCCATGACCGCTCTTTCCAGTGTACCCAGTGCCTGAAGATCTTCCACCAGGCCACTGACCTTCTTGAACATCAGTGTATCCAGGTGGAGCAGAAGCCCTTTGTGTGTGGGGTTTGCAAGATGGGCTTCTCCCTCCTGACCTCACTGGCACAGCATCACAATGTCCACAACGGCAATGCCATGAAGTGCTCTATCTGTGAGAAGACCTACAAGCCTCCCGAGGTAGAGCATTCACAGGCTCTCGACCCCTCAGAGAAGCCCTACAGCTGCTCCATCTGTCAGAAAACCTTCAAGCACCTCTCGGAGCTGTCCCGGCATGAGCGCATCCACACAGGTGAGAAGCCGTACAAGTGCACGCTGTGTGACAAGAGCTTCAGCCAGTCCTCCCACCTGGTGCACCACAAACGGACGCACAGCTCGGAGCGGCCCTACAAGTGCACGGTGTGCGAGAAGACCTTCAAGCACCGCTCCCACCTGGTGCGCCACATGTACGCGCATTCCGGGGAGCACCTCTTCAAGTGCAACGTCTGCGAGCTGCACTTCAAGGAGTCctcggagctgctgcagcaccccTGCACGCCCAGCGGGGAGCGGCCCTTCCGCTGTGGGGAGTGCCAGAAGGCCTTCAAGCGTCCCTCGGACCTGCGGCAGCACGAGCGCACGCACAGTGAGGAGCGGCCCTTCAAGTGCGACCTCTGCCAGATGAGCTTCAAGCAGCAGTACGCGCTCATGCGCCACCGCCGCACACACAAGGCCGAGGAGCGCTTCAAGTGCAACCTGTGTGAGAAGGGCTTTGTGCAGCCCTCGCACTTGGTGTACCACCAGCACGTGCACGGCATAGAGAACCTCTTCAAGTGCAACGTGTGCCAGAAAGGCTTCAGCCAGTCCTCAGAACTGCTGCGGCACAAGTGCGTGCAGAACGCGGAGCGGCCCTTCAAGTGCGCGGTGTGCAACAAGTCCTACAAGCGGGCCTCGGCTCTGCAGAAGCACCAGCTGGCCCACTGCGCTGAGAAGCCACTCAAGTGCACGCTCTGCGAGAGACGTTTCTTCTCCTCCTCGGAGTTCGTGCAGCACCGCTGCGACCCGGCCCGCGAGAAGCCCCTCAAGTGCCCCGACTGTGAAAAGCGGTTCAAGTACGCCTCGGACCTGCAGCGCCACCGGCGCGTGCACACGGGCGAGAAGCCCTACAAGTGCTCCTCCTGCGAGAAGGCCTTCAAGCAGCGTGAGCACCTCAACAAGCACCACAGCGTGCATGCCCGGGAGCAGCAGTATAAGTGCATGTGGTGCGGGGAACGGTTCCTGGACTTGggcctgctgcaggagcacagcgTCCAGCACACGGCCGAGGGTGCCTACCAGGTGGCTGCCTGCTTGCCATGA